The following coding sequences are from one Salvia hispanica cultivar TCC Black 2014 chromosome 3, UniMelb_Shisp_WGS_1.0, whole genome shotgun sequence window:
- the LOC125217113 gene encoding protein MIZU-KUSSEI 1-like encodes MGDPPPPPPPPPVTLAQAAHSRKKHMHKPKVIRAVRNVFRSLPIITPVVKIPGARLSVDVGKHGAGAHVTGTLFGYRKGHVTLAVQANPSTVPMLVVELAMQTQALHKELSHGMLRIALECDKRGKEKRINLLDEPRWTMYANGVNNGAGVRREATEEDLHVMELLKGMSMGAGVLPPRTEAEGGDGEMSFMRWQFDRVVGSKDFETLYILSPDGVGDNELDLSIFFIRS; translated from the exons ATGGGGGATCCTCCACCACCTCCGCCACCTCCGCCGGTGACCCTGGCCCAGGCCGCCCACTCCCGGAAGAAACACATGCACAAGCCCAAAGTGATCCGCGCCGTCCGCAACGTCTTCCGGTCGCTCCCCATCATAACTCCCGTCGTCAAGATCCCGGGCGCCCGCCTCTCCGTCGACGTGGGCAAGCACGGGGCCGGGGCCCACGTGACGGGGACGCTCTTCGGGTACCGGAAAGGGCACGTGACCCTTGCCGTGCAGGCCAACCCGAGCACGGTGCCGATGCTCGTGGTCGAGCTGGCCATGCAGACCCAGGCCCTGCACAAGGAGCTGAGCCACGGGATGCTGCGGATCGCGCTCGAGTGCGACAAGAGGGGGAAGGAGAAGAGGATCAATCTGCTCGACGAGCCGCGGTGGACCATGTACGCTAATGGGGTCAACAACGG TGCTGGCGTGAGAAGGGAGGCAACCGAGGAGGATTTACATGTGATGGAGTTGCTAAAGGGGATGTCGATGGGGGCAGGGGTGCTACCGCCGCGGACGGAGGCAGAAGGCGGCGACGGGGAGATGTCGTTCATGCGGTGGCAATTTGATAGAGTGGTGGGGTCCAAAGATTTCGAGACACTATACATATTGAGTCCCGATGGTGTCGGAGATAACGAACTCGACTTGAGTATTTTCTTCATTAGatcatga